Proteins found in one Primulina eburnea isolate SZY01 chromosome 16, ASM2296580v1, whole genome shotgun sequence genomic segment:
- the LOC140817173 gene encoding uncharacterized protein, whose translation MYDTCIAPRISFRTRSSLYSLNDYSYYRNERHPFACTSHSSSRSCCSCCANSVYRVPITPSYCYDSYGLRQSYLIQRSCRKLISGGYDECYYRFPGWDFDRSCYCGKFREMAFGGRRFGFRKCMVFEGRGERCDLGGVDEAEVVLSLLSGDVGEESFHVGKKTKRLVKKSSVEKREDGEVCNECGSKKRRNDLGVHGSGTRVKNEVSTSSSMRGDNRREEREALSRKEKLKARLQEEKREASIRKEDKTGGKLERETLLRKESQKADENQERESLLRKENWVAHAREEGNEDFLRRANHGQRERKDGSSYSSYYSFSSAGDYESDNEIDISDKRFVGELSSGYGRDSKNNEMVYQEATQENKRFEDYEEEHGASMTKKSPAQRSHSGSIFVDSELRKKTEKKLTDISIEEIENRKETSRKESELLLVHESEHRNTSDSNMKYEGRTSQLTGSTGFVKERAQKNRDADNKFSRQSETKLKHKHLVEIPGTERDNVRTSHDSRKIFSGKDEISAKVTSSSQEVVAENKTTVGLSTREEEYQRKFLKVMEQSQEIDIRKNLISHQMFETNIKTREDYSSKVLSLTNDAERQEHSDQASRLVESRGKSQQSATKESTSILKKHPDSQFTIQEDNVSLDFGSSLGYKKQHSSEHAKLINKGDYISGSDNLTNLLITHATDSVGIVVEEQHKIDPELLVRPPSSQLGATGVLTVESTGVVVSGKFRDQNIHSDSTALPRRHLERSPALHHESYGDVKSNAGQPSKLILQDDEIGSAARLQESSAHYVGEFVDKARHELLSSKIQMEKKTYGTEIVLEEKHDQTSLVQYTSGVSQSKHDTRHSNQDSSTQGPLNEMWREDEPSVEEPAKAGLQEDANSGNAIVKRTGRSLWNIITDIVQLRWSSGSKSQSTVGMTGGRSSPNQSTSSETWFSGHEAEENEGPIGEKEMRRMPQEPMSGIQRHEQESHSKFEEGSSSSTFGGHLEHAEINASSSSVVLGSGSSSMDISLPSIEETSKTNHGSSSSAAAIVVPLNTSPALRLRRSPVVRLISEGGESNASDSNMSEQLNTRSVEQSEAAVIVGEAKGRKYKRNDQVIKDRFDVWEEAYRIESEQRKNDEMFMREALLEAQKAADNWEVPVGAVLVQNGKIIARGCNMVEESRDSTAHAEMICIREASNILRTWRLSATTLYVTLEPCPMCAGAILQARIDTVVWGAPNKLLGADGSWIRLFPNGDEENHLDQTDKPPAPIHPFHPNITIRRGVLASECADAMQQFFQLRRKKKNNKLDPPTPPSYLPITHHPSKFMTKIHDAFHVMFCL comes from the exons ATGTATGACACTTGTATAGCTCCAAgaatttcatttagaacaaggTCATCTTTATATTCTTTAAATGACTACTCATACTACCGAAATGAAAGACACCCGTTCGCCTGTACATCACATTCTTCGTCGAGATCTTGTTGTTCTTGCTGTGCCAATTCAGTTTATAGAGTGCCCATAACACCAAGTTATTGCTACGATTCATACGGGTTAAGGCAGTCCTATTTGATCCAACGGTCGTGTAGGAAATTGATTTCTGGTGGTTATGATGAGTGTTATTACCGGTTTCCAGGTTGGGATTTTGATAGAAGCTGTTATTGTGGTAAGTTTAGGGAGATGGCTTTTGGTGGGAGAAGATTTGGGTTTAGAAAATGTATGGTTTTTGAGGGAAGGGGTGAAAGGTGTGATCTTGGAGGTGTTGATGAGGCTGAGGTTGTGCTTAGTTTGTTGTCTGGGGATGTTGGCGAGGAGAGTTTTCATGTGggaaagaaaacgaaaagatTAGTTAAGAAATCCTCGGTGGAAAAGAGAGAAGATGGTGAAGTTTGTAACGAGTGTGGGAGTAAGAAAAGAAGAAATGATTTGGGTGTTCACGGAAGTGGGACACGGGTTAAGAATGAAGTATCGACATCTAGCTCAATGAGGGGCGATAATAGAAGAGAAGAAAGGGAAGCTTTATCGAGGAAAGAAAAACTAAAGGCTCGGCTACAAGAAGAAAAGAGAGAGGCCTCAATAAGAAAAGAGGATAAAACTGGAGGAAAATTAGAGAGGGAAACCTTGTTGAGAAAAGAGAGCCAAAAGGCCGATGAAAACCAAGAGAGAGAATCTTTGTTAAGGAAGGAGAATTGGGTGGCACATGCACGGGAGGAAGGGAATGAAGATTTTTTGAGAAGAGCAAATCACGGACAGCGAGAGAGGAAAGATGGATCTAGTTACTCTTCTTATTACTCATTTTCTTCGGCTGGTGATTATGAAAGTGACAATGAAATTGATATCAGCGACAAGAGATTTGTGGGAGAGTTGTCAAGTGGGTATGGGAGGGATTCAAAGAACAATGAGATGGTTTACCAGGAAGCTACGCAAGAGAACAAGAGGTTTGAGGATTATGAAGAAGAACATGGGGCTAGTATGACAAAGAAGAGTCCTGCACAACGATCCCATTCTGGATCAATTTTTGTTGATTCGGAACTCAGAAAGAAGACAGAGAAGAAACTTACTGATATCTCAATTGAGGAGATAGAAAATAGAAAAGAAACATCAAGAAAGGAATCAGAACTTTTGCTGGTGCATGAAAGTGAACACAGAAATACTTCTGATTCCAACATGAAATACGAAGGCAGGACATCACAATTAACTGGAAGCACTGGATTTGTTAAGGAGAGGGCTCAAAAGAATAGGGATGCGGATAATAAATTTTCAAGGCAATCTGAAACAAAGCTGAAGCATAAACATTTGGTGGAAATCCCAGGCACTGAAAGAGATAATGTTAGGACTTCCCATGACTCTCGAAAGATATTTAGTGGCAAGGATGAGATTTCTGCTAAAGTAACAAGCTCCAGCCAGGAAGTGGTCGCTGAGAATAAAACAACCGTTGGACTTAGTACCAGAGAGGAGGAATATCAAAGGAAGTTTCTAAAGGTTATGGAGCAATCACAAGAGATTGACATTAGAAAGAACTTAATTTCTCACCAAATGTTTGAGACCAATATTAAAACCAGGGAAGACTACTCAAGTAAAGTTCTCAGTTTAACTAATGACGCAGAAAGGCAGGAACACTCTGATCAGGCTAGCAGGCTGGTGGAATCAAGGGGAAAGTCCCAACAATCGGCAACAAAAGAAAGCACTTCAATCTTGAAGAAGCATCCTGACAGTCAATTTACAATTCAAGAAGATAACGTGAGCTTAGATTTTGGTTCATCTTTAGGATACAAAAAGCAGCATTCCTCAGAACATGCTAAACTTATTAACAAAGGGGATTACATAAGTGGATCTGATAACTTGACTAACTTATTGATCACTCATGCCACAGATTCTGTTGGAATTGTTGTAGAGGAACAACATAAAATTGATCCAGAGCTGTTGGTGAGACCTCCATCTTCTCAATTAGGAGCTACAGGTGTGCTAACTGTTGAGTCAACTGGTGTAGTAGTTAGTGGTAAGTTCCGTGATCAAAACATACATAGTGATTCTACTGCATTACCTAGGCGTCACCTGGAGAGATCTCCAGCATTGCATCATGAATCATATGGTGATGTCAAGAGCAATGCAGGTCAGCCTTCAAAGTTAATATTGCAGGATGATGAAATTGGATCAGCTGCCCGATTACAGGAATCCTCAGCCCACTATGTTGGTGAGTTTGTTGACAAGGCAAGGCATGAGCTTTTGAGTTCTAAAATCCAAATGGAGAAGAAAACCTATGGAACTGAGATTGTTCTTGAGGAGAAGCATGACCAAACGAGTTTGGTTCAATATACTTCTGGAGTTTCTCAGTCGAAGCATGACACGAGACATTCAAACCAGGACTCTAGCACACAGGGGCCTTTGAATGAGATGTGGAGAGAAGATGAGCCATCTGTTGAAGAGCCAGCAAAGGCAGGACTACAGGAGGATGCAAACAGTGGCAATGCTATTGTCAAGAGAACTGGCAGATCCTTATGGAACATCATAACAGATATTGTCCAGCTGCGGTGGTCTTCAGGATCCAAAAGTCAAAGCACTGTTGGAATGACTGGTGGCAGGAGTTCACCCAATCAGTCAACAAGTAGTGAGACATGGTTCTCTGGTCATGAAGCTGAGGAAAATGAAGGGCCAATTGGTGAGAAAGAAATGAGACGCATGCCACAAGAACCTATGTCTGGCATTCAACGACATGAACAAGAAAGCCACTCAAAATTTGAAGAAGGTTCTAGCTCATCAACTTTTGGGGGCCACCTTGAGCATGCAGAAATAAATGCATCATCTTCTTCAGTTGTTTTAGGAAGTGGTTCTTCATCGATGGACATTTCTTTGCCTTCCATTGAAGAAACTTCCAAAACAAATCATGGATCATCATCATCTGCAGCTGCAATAGTAGTGCCCTTAAATACTTCTCCTGCATTACGACTGCGAAGATCTCCTGTTGTGAGACTGATTTCAGAGGGTGGAGAATCAAATGCATCTGATAGTAACATGAGTGAGCAATTAAATACTAGATCAGTGGAGCAATCAGAAGCAGCAGTTATTGTGGGGGAAGCGAAAGGGAGGAAATATAAGAGAAATGACCAAGTCATAAAGGATAGATTTGATGTATGGGAAGAAGCATATAGGATTGAATCAGAACAACGAAAAAATGATGAAATGTTTATGAGAGAAGCACTCTTGGAAGCCCAAAAAGCTGCTGATAACTGGGAGGTTCCTGTGGGGGCTGTGTTAGTGCAAAATGGCAAGATAATTGCTCGTGGATGCAACAT GGTAGAAGAGTCACGTGACTCCACTGCTCATGCAGAAATGATCTGCATACGTGAGGCCTCAAACATATTAAGGACATGGAGGCTTTCA GCAACTACCCTTTACGTGACTCTTGAACCATGCCCAATGTGTGCTGGAGCAATACTTCAAGCTAGAATAGACACTGTTGTATGGGGAGCACCTAACAAGCTTCTAGGAGCTGACGGCAGCTGGATCAG ACTTTTTCCAAATGGAGATGAAGAAAATCACTTGGACCAAACTGATAAGCCACCTGCTCCAATTCACCCTTTCCACCCAAATATAACAATTCGACGAGGAGTGTTGGCATCAGAATGTGCGGATGCAATGCAACAGTTCTTTCAGCTAAGGAGGAAGAAGAAAAACAACAAACTCGACCCTCCCACGCCTCCTTCATACCTTCCCATTACACACCATCCTTCTAAGTTCATGACAAAGATTCATGATGCCTTCCATGTTATGTTTTGTTTGTAG
- the LOC140817174 gene encoding uncharacterized protein has translation MGTLQWTHFPAFFCIFLVIANGQGPASSPFNTPAAPNIVPPPVTAPTSSPTTPPPQYPPVSSPSQSPELLPPPPTIPPPIPPPTVPPPVPPPTVTVPPPAPPPTVLPPTKSPAPVQVLPPASPPVIPEPVSPPTTPPVQAPAPTTTSPAPAPDLVPSPAPAPGKHKKRKQKHKHHHAPAPAPTILSPPAPPKVQITDETTPAPAPTLDLSGGVSIHQLRRTRMPATAGLIVATLLAAMAFCS, from the exons ATGGGAACTTTACAATGGACTCATTTCCCAGCTTTCTTCTGCATTTTCTTGGTGATAGCTAATGGCCAAGGACCGGCATCTTCGCCTTTTAATACGCCAGCTGCCCCGAATATAGTCCCGCCTCCAGTAACTGCGCCTACTTCAAGTCCAACGACCCCACCGCCACAATATCCACCAGTCTCAAGTCCATCACAGTCACCTGAATTGCTGCCTCCACCACCTACTATTCCACCACCAATACCACCGCCAACAGTTCCACCACCTGTACCACCGCCAACAGTAACAGTTCCACCACCAGCACCACCGCCAACTGTTCTGCCACCAACGAAGTCCCCAGCACCAGTGCAAGTGCTGCCACCAGCATCTCCACCTGTGATACCAGAACCAGTGTCACCACCTACCACACCACCAGTACAAGCACCTGCACCAACAACTACCTCACCTGCACCGGCACCTGATTTAGTCCCATCACCTGCACCAGCACCTGGAAAACACAAAAAAAGGAAGCAAAAGCATAAGCATCATCATGCACCAGCACCAGCACCTACTATCTTAAGTCCTCCGGCACCTCCTAAAGTTCAAATAACCGATGAAACAACACCAGCACCAGCGCCAACCTTAGATTTG AGTGGAGGGGTATCCATTCATCAGCTGAGAAGAACTAGAATGCCGGCGACTGCAGGACTGATTGTGGCTACCCTTTTGGCTGCCATGGCATTCTGTTCCTAA